In one Thermococcus sp. 2319x1 genomic region, the following are encoded:
- a CDS encoding DUF167 family protein yields the protein MTTIKDAKEGVIIQIYVQPNAKKTEIEGIDEWRKRLKVKVKVPPVEGKANKEVVKFFSKLLGADVVLLRGEASREKDLLVKGLTAEEVKEKLGI from the coding sequence ATTACAACGATAAAAGACGCCAAAGAAGGAGTGATAATCCAAATATATGTGCAGCCAAATGCAAAGAAAACTGAAATTGAGGGCATAGATGAATGGCGGAAAAGGCTGAAGGTCAAGGTAAAAGTTCCGCCAGTAGAAGGAAAGGCAAATAAGGAAGTTGTTAAGTTCTTCTCGAAGCTCCTCGGAGCGGATGTTGTCCTTTTGAGGGGAGAGGCAAGTAGGGAGAAAGATTTGCTAGTTAAAGGGCTCACTGCAGAAGAAGTGAAGGAAAAACTTGGGATTTAA